The following are encoded together in the Pedobacter steynii genome:
- the murQ gene encoding N-acetylmuramic acid 6-phosphate etherase codes for MIRVTEQESKYNNIDQMSVLQILQNINKEDQSVPQAVENVIPQIEKLATSVAERMIDGGRLFYIGAGTSGRLGVVDASECPPTFGVPFDWVVGIIAGGDTAIRKAVENAEDDTEQAWIDLQEYKINEKDCLIGLAASGTTPYVIGGLNTARKHGILTGCIVCNEGGPIAAESDFPVEVVVGPEFLTGSTRMKSGTAQKLVLNMLSTTVMIKLGRVKGNKMVDMQLTNHKLVDRGTQMVMEELHIDHDQAADLLIRYGSVRKAVEAGTK; via the coding sequence ATGATAAGAGTAACTGAGCAGGAGTCAAAGTACAACAACATTGATCAGATGTCTGTACTTCAAATTCTTCAAAACATCAATAAAGAAGACCAGTCAGTTCCTCAGGCTGTGGAAAATGTAATCCCACAAATAGAGAAATTAGCTACCTCAGTTGCAGAACGTATGATAGATGGAGGCCGGTTATTCTATATCGGGGCTGGAACCAGTGGCCGCCTGGGTGTAGTCGATGCATCAGAATGCCCGCCAACTTTTGGTGTTCCATTTGATTGGGTAGTCGGCATCATTGCCGGTGGCGATACCGCCATCAGGAAAGCGGTAGAAAACGCTGAAGATGATACCGAACAAGCCTGGATAGATCTTCAGGAATATAAAATCAACGAAAAAGACTGCCTGATCGGCCTTGCTGCATCAGGAACAACTCCTTACGTCATCGGAGGATTAAATACTGCCCGGAAACATGGAATCCTAACCGGATGTATCGTTTGCAACGAAGGAGGCCCCATTGCAGCGGAAAGTGATTTTCCGGTAGAGGTGGTGGTTGGACCGGAATTTCTGACCGGCTCTACCCGCATGAAATCAGGAACTGCGCAGAAACTAGTCTTAAACATGCTCAGCACAACAGTCATGATCAAACTGGGCAGAGTAAAAGGCAACAAAATGGTAGACATGCAGCTGACCAACCATAAACTGGTTGATCGCGGTACACAAATGGTCATGGAAGAACTACACATTGACCATGATCAGGCTGCAGATTTGCTAATCCGTTACGGAAGTGTCCGTAAAGCTGTTGAAGCAGGCACCAAATAA
- the metH gene encoding methionine synthase, producing MNIREELEKRILIIDGAMGTMIQRYILTEEDFRGERFKDHPCDVKGNNDLLNLTRPDIIKAIHTEYLKAGADIIETNTFSTQRISLADYQMEELDYEMSFAGAKIAREAVDEFMAANPDRRSFVAGAVGPTNRTLSISPDVNDPGFRALTFDELVDAYDQQVRGLVDGGADLLLIETIFDTLNAKAAIFSIKKYEKEIGRTIDIMISGTITDASGRTLSGQTVEAFLNSVIHANPISIGFNCALGAKDMRPHIEELSAKATCYVSAYPNAGLPNEFGAYDEMPHETAHLVEDFIQHGFVNIVGGCCGTTPEHIGCIAAKAKSISPRKIPETAPYLRLSGLEPVTVTPESIFVNIGERTNITGSPKFSKLILGGDYEAALTVARQQVEGGAQVIDVNMDEGMLDGEAAMVKFLNLIASEPDISKLPIMVDSSKWTVIEAGLKCLQGKGIVNSISLKEGEEKFKESARKIMNYGAAVVVMAFDEQGQADNFERRKEICKRSYDILVNEVGFPAEDIIFDPNILTVATGLEEHNNYAVDFINATRWIKENLPYAKVSGGVSNISFSFRGNNTVREAMHSAFLYHAIKAGLDMGIVNAGMLEVYQEIPPELLERVEDVLLNRREDATERLVEFADTIKSKGKEIVRDEEWRKESVESRLSHSLVKGIIEYLDADVEEARQKYPKPIHVIEGPLMDGMNIVGDLFGAGKMFLPQVVKSARVMKKAVAYLLPFIEQEKLDNPDGKASSSAGKVLMATVKGDVHDIGKNIVGVVLACNNFEIVDLGVMVPAQTIIQKAKEINADIIGLSGLITPSLDEMVHFAKEMEREGFTIPLIIGGATTSRIHAAVKVAPNYSGPAIHVLDASRSVTVCSTLMNEETRGPYIDSIRQEYDKAREAHLNKRSDKRFKTLEEARKDQFKIDLDLVAPAPAFTGTRVFEDYPLAELVPYIDWTPFFHTWELRGSYPKIFNDKLVGDEAKKLFDDAQALLKRIIDEKLLTAKGVIGFWPANTVGDDIILDVEGEKVTIHTLRQQAEKVAGEPYYALSDFVAPKESGVADYFGGFAVTTGIGCDELVAEFEANYDDYNSIMAKALADRLAEAFAERMHELVRKDYWGYAKDEHLSNEELIKEEYAGIRPAPGYPACPEHTEKGTLFELLDAENKIGLRLTESYAMYPTAAVSGFYFAHPQSRYFGLGKITKDQIEEYALRKDMPIEEVERWLSPNLAY from the coding sequence ATGAACATTAGAGAAGAGTTAGAAAAACGCATATTGATTATTGACGGTGCCATGGGTACCATGATTCAGCGCTATATCCTAACAGAAGAAGATTTCAGAGGTGAAAGGTTTAAAGATCACCCATGTGATGTAAAAGGCAACAACGATTTGCTTAACCTCACACGCCCTGATATCATCAAAGCCATACACACCGAATACCTTAAAGCCGGTGCAGATATTATAGAGACCAATACGTTCAGTACCCAGCGTATTTCACTGGCAGATTACCAGATGGAAGAGCTGGATTATGAAATGAGCTTTGCAGGTGCAAAGATTGCCCGTGAAGCAGTAGATGAATTCATGGCCGCAAACCCCGACAGAAGATCCTTTGTGGCAGGAGCTGTTGGCCCAACCAACAGAACACTTTCCATCTCGCCGGATGTAAATGATCCCGGATTCAGGGCACTTACCTTCGATGAGCTGGTAGACGCCTACGATCAACAGGTCCGCGGACTGGTTGACGGGGGCGCTGACCTCCTATTAATTGAAACTATTTTTGATACCCTGAATGCTAAAGCAGCCATATTCTCCATTAAGAAGTATGAAAAGGAAATTGGCAGAACAATAGACATCATGATCTCAGGGACAATTACTGATGCCTCAGGAAGAACTTTATCCGGACAAACGGTAGAAGCTTTCTTAAACTCGGTAATTCATGCCAATCCAATCAGTATCGGCTTTAACTGTGCTCTGGGTGCCAAAGATATGAGGCCTCACATTGAAGAGCTCTCCGCAAAGGCTACCTGTTATGTATCTGCCTATCCAAACGCAGGATTACCTAATGAGTTTGGTGCCTATGATGAAATGCCTCATGAAACTGCCCATTTAGTAGAAGATTTTATTCAGCATGGATTTGTAAACATCGTAGGAGGTTGCTGTGGTACAACACCTGAGCATATTGGATGCATTGCAGCCAAGGCAAAAAGCATCAGCCCAAGAAAAATACCTGAAACAGCTCCTTACCTGCGTCTGAGTGGATTAGAACCAGTAACCGTTACCCCAGAAAGTATTTTCGTCAATATTGGTGAAAGAACAAACATCACCGGATCACCTAAATTCTCTAAACTGATTTTGGGTGGTGATTATGAAGCAGCCCTTACTGTTGCCCGTCAGCAGGTAGAAGGTGGTGCCCAGGTGATCGACGTGAATATGGATGAAGGGATGTTGGATGGAGAAGCCGCAATGGTAAAATTCCTAAATCTGATCGCTTCAGAGCCCGACATTTCCAAACTTCCGATCATGGTCGATTCGTCCAAATGGACAGTAATCGAAGCCGGATTAAAATGTCTGCAGGGTAAAGGTATTGTCAACTCCATCTCCCTGAAAGAAGGAGAAGAGAAGTTTAAAGAAAGTGCCCGTAAAATCATGAACTATGGTGCTGCTGTAGTTGTGATGGCATTTGATGAACAAGGACAGGCAGATAACTTCGAAAGAAGAAAAGAAATCTGTAAGCGTTCTTATGACATTTTAGTCAACGAAGTAGGTTTCCCTGCCGAAGACATCATATTTGATCCAAACATCCTTACGGTAGCAACCGGCCTGGAAGAACACAATAATTACGCGGTAGATTTTATCAACGCAACCCGATGGATTAAAGAAAACCTTCCTTATGCGAAAGTAAGCGGAGGTGTTTCCAACATTTCCTTCTCCTTCAGGGGAAACAATACGGTTAGAGAAGCCATGCACTCTGCATTTCTATACCATGCCATCAAAGCAGGCCTGGACATGGGAATTGTAAACGCAGGAATGCTGGAAGTTTATCAGGAGATCCCACCCGAACTTCTGGAGCGTGTGGAAGATGTATTGCTCAATCGCAGGGAAGATGCAACCGAAAGACTGGTCGAATTTGCAGACACCATTAAATCCAAGGGCAAAGAGATTGTCAGAGATGAAGAATGGAGGAAAGAAAGCGTAGAAAGCAGGCTTTCCCATTCCCTGGTTAAAGGAATTATAGAATACCTGGATGCCGACGTAGAAGAAGCCAGACAGAAATATCCTAAGCCAATACATGTGATTGAAGGTCCTTTAATGGATGGAATGAATATCGTCGGAGACCTTTTTGGTGCCGGAAAAATGTTTCTTCCACAGGTAGTAAAATCTGCAAGGGTAATGAAAAAAGCAGTAGCCTACCTGCTTCCCTTTATCGAGCAGGAAAAACTGGATAATCCGGATGGAAAGGCGAGCTCATCTGCCGGGAAGGTATTAATGGCCACAGTGAAAGGAGATGTTCATGATATCGGAAAAAACATTGTAGGCGTAGTACTGGCTTGTAATAACTTCGAAATTGTAGACCTTGGAGTAATGGTTCCCGCACAAACCATTATTCAGAAAGCGAAAGAAATTAATGCGGATATTATCGGGCTAAGTGGTCTGATTACACCTTCGCTAGACGAAATGGTGCATTTCGCCAAGGAAATGGAACGGGAAGGGTTTACCATTCCATTGATTATTGGCGGAGCAACCACCTCCCGTATTCACGCAGCAGTAAAAGTAGCACCGAACTATTCCGGACCTGCCATTCATGTTTTGGATGCTTCCAGAAGTGTAACGGTATGCAGTACACTGATGAATGAAGAAACCAGAGGCCCATATATTGACAGCATCAGACAGGAATACGATAAGGCCAGAGAAGCACATTTAAACAAACGTTCTGATAAACGCTTTAAAACACTGGAAGAAGCGAGAAAAGATCAGTTTAAAATAGATCTTGACCTGGTTGCTCCCGCTCCTGCATTCACAGGAACAAGGGTGTTTGAAGATTATCCTTTGGCAGAACTGGTTCCTTATATCGACTGGACACCTTTCTTCCATACCTGGGAATTAAGAGGTAGTTATCCTAAAATATTCAACGATAAATTAGTTGGGGATGAGGCTAAAAAGCTATTTGATGATGCTCAGGCACTGTTAAAAAGAATTATTGATGAAAAACTGCTGACCGCTAAAGGAGTAATTGGTTTCTGGCCGGCTAACACAGTCGGAGATGATATTATTCTTGATGTGGAAGGTGAGAAAGTGACCATCCATACATTACGTCAACAAGCAGAAAAAGTAGCTGGAGAACCCTATTACGCATTGTCTGATTTTGTGGCACCAAAAGAATCCGGTGTTGCAGATTATTTTGGCGGTTTCGCCGTGACTACCGGAATCGGATGTGATGAATTGGTAGCTGAGTTCGAAGCAAATTATGACGATTATAACAGCATTATGGCTAAAGCTTTGGCCGACAGGCTGGCGGAAGCTTTTGCAGAAAGAATGCATGAACTGGTTCGTAAAGATTATTGGGGTTATGCCAAAGATGAACACCTGAGCAATGAAGAACTGATTAAGGAAGAATATGCAGGAATACGTCCGGCACCAGGATATCCTGCCTGTCCGGAACATACCGAAAAAGGTACACTTTTCGAATTGCTGGATGCCGAGAATAAGATCGGCCTTCGCTTAACAGAAAGTTATGCGATGTATCCTACAGCTGCGGTGAGTGGTTTTTATTTCGCTCACCCTCAATCCAGGTATTTCGGTTTAGGAAAGATTACCAAGGACCAGATTGAAGAATATGCACTTAGAAAAGATATGCCAATAGAAGAAGTAGAGCGATGGTTAAGTCCTAACCTAGCTTATTAA
- a CDS encoding Bax inhibitor-1/YccA family protein, whose amino-acid sequence MDNNNNNYEWAHKSVFAEQQTGVVAKKFFANVFLWMFIALGLSTVSALVMANNLELYSFLRDATTQKPTILGYVAMFAPLGLVLLMSAGLNKLSYGALVGVFILYSVLTGLSLSFILLAYTSASVISCFAGAAGIFGIMAVLGYTTDVDLSKFGPILMVGVIGLVIASVVNMFIQSESFSLFMAFIGIAIFTALTAYDVQKLKRIGAGIEESGASIDNADTKKLAIMGALSLYLDFLNIFLYLLRIFGSRR is encoded by the coding sequence ATGGATAACAACAATAATAATTACGAATGGGCACATAAATCTGTTTTTGCTGAACAGCAAACTGGAGTAGTTGCTAAGAAGTTCTTCGCAAATGTATTCTTGTGGATGTTTATCGCATTAGGTCTTTCAACAGTCTCTGCGCTTGTAATGGCCAATAATCTTGAATTATATTCATTTCTAAGAGATGCCACGACACAAAAACCGACTATTCTTGGGTATGTTGCCATGTTCGCCCCTCTTGGCCTTGTGCTTTTAATGAGTGCAGGATTAAATAAGCTTTCTTACGGTGCATTGGTAGGGGTATTTATTCTCTATTCTGTACTAACTGGACTTAGTTTAAGCTTTATCCTCTTAGCCTATACATCAGCTTCTGTAATCTCTTGTTTTGCCGGTGCAGCAGGTATTTTTGGAATCATGGCTGTTCTTGGATATACTACAGATGTCGACTTGAGTAAATTCGGACCGATATTAATGGTTGGTGTAATCGGATTAGTGATTGCAAGTGTTGTCAACATGTTTATTCAAAGTGAAAGCTTTAGCTTGTTTATGGCTTTCATCGGAATCGCCATCTTTACTGCTTTAACCGCATATGACGTTCAGAAGTTGAAAAGAATTGGAGCAGGAATAGAGGAAAGCGGAGCATCAATTGACAATGCAGATACTAAAAAGCTAGCCATCATGGGTGCTTTATCACTTTATCTTGACTTTTTAAACATCTTCTTATATCTTTTAAGAATCTTCGGAAGCAGAAGATAA